The DNA region ggcataactaaaagtctatcGGAGACTGCAGACTTTGCTTTAAAACATAATTAAAAATTTGTTAGagacggcagactttgccttaaggtataactaaaagtctatcttataaggcaaagtttgtCGTCTccagacttttagttatggctTAGataaagtctgccccataaggcaaacTTATTCTTatggcataattaaaagtttgccttataaagCAAAATCTGCCGTCTCCGATAGACTTTtacttatgccttaaggcaaagtttgcTACATGAGGCAGAGtttttgcaaagccttgccttacaattttattttatttttatttttatgactaaatcggagttcgaacccagaatctcgagatattttagcgaagggcaaaaattaaagactaacaatttgagggacaaaacagaaattaaagaccaccctcaaTGAAGGGCAATAGTGTCGAATCAGAGTTTGTCTCACAAAAAAAGTAAAAGGAACTTATTTGGCATAAATGATGAATATCAACTAAATTAGTTTAGAGTTGATTACAAAGCATAAATAATTTATGAATTTAATTTATATACATTGTTTTAACAATGTAACATGTTAGGACCTCGAAAATAACGCGGGTTTGCTACATGTTAAAACTCAATGatattgtagtttttttttttttttttttttatatatatattatcaatgCATTTTTCtcattatttattaattatacttGTGCAATCAAACATGTCACACCAAAAATTATGTTATTACAACATTGTGTACATTATCTTAAGAGAAACTTGAGAAGCCTTTTTCtttatgcaacaattttttttaaagaaataaaaagatAGAGAAGGTAAATGTGTGTCAAACTATATTTTGAGAAATGATAGTACAATACTAACTACCCGtatggccatgagaattttttccttttttcgggaaaattatttcactttatttggaaattaaTGTTTGGCCATGataatttcaaatacaacttattTGAAAAATACCTAAAaccttattttcacttttttcactttcaatacattcaaacaactaaggacaactccatcttcaactccatcttcaactccaatttcaactccaactctaaaatttcaaataaagtaaaaaatactTGGTTTTCATGACGAAACGCCTACTAAGTCTTTAGTTACCATAATTACTAATTATGACATATGATTGTAAGTGATGAGATAGTGGATTTGGCACCGAACATGAAAAACAGAAAATCATTACTTCACGTTCATATTAAACAAAGAGTGATCCACTTAGGCCAATTGACTAAAGGAGCGACCTAAGCCCATTACTTTATCAGCCCAAACTTTCTCTTCTTAAAATTGCAACAGGACTCCCTTTTTAATCAATGATCTCGAGCATGTTAATGAAAAAGCGAAAATAACAGCCAAATACTATTCGACCATcaaatttataaaatatgtacagaGTGCATAAACAGTGTATAGTTTATGCTAAATATACGTacagtatacatataatatacatacccgtaCACTTCTGATACAACCGAATGTATAGATAGTGTATACTTAGGTCATATTTGGTAAACTAGGTGGCCGAAGAGTACATTTTTGTAAGCTTCCAATGAAAAAAAATGCCAAATAAGCTCCCTAAACGTGGAAAGtagttgtttttattattattattaagaaATGAAGTTAAGGGATTGAACCCGACACCTGTGATTTAAGATAAAGAGATTCAATCATCCCACGAGACCTCTAGTGAAGAAGAATGGGTTCCACTAAGTAGTTGGAGACGTTTTCTTTGAACTAAAAAACaatttcacttgaattcttgctGTGAGTGAATCCTATCAACTAGCCTCTCCCGAAGTTTGCTTTGCATAAGCAGAGCATCAATTTTGAATTGAAATTATTCATGATACATCCAAAAGCATTAGCTCCCGTTTGGCCATTGATTTTGAAGTTAAatttgaaactaaaaaaaaaaaattaagacagATTTTTAAAATCTGATCCAAAATCTATGTCTAAACAAATTTTTaaagataaattttcaaaatttgcTTCAGAAACGCTAGCTTAAATTTGCCAGAGGACAATGTGTTGTTTATTAAAAATAACCAAAGTCTTTTTTTCTTCCGCTCACTACATATAATGGACTGAACAATTACTCCCATACATTGATAAAGTGGTATAATTTTGGGTGCAGTGAAGTTTtggtttttcttttcttgttttcagATAAATGACATTTCTTAAGATTTGATGTAACCGAtagtaagatttttttttaaatttagctCTTAGATTTTTATAATTAATGCATCTTTTCATTGGAAAGTGAGAGAAAAGAGGGGGAAATATCTGCTAAAAGAAGATTGATCATTAGATTCTGTAACAAGTAGGGTCCATCACATAGCACCTACTATTGACTCACCCTTTTTTGCTTACCCATATTAACCAATCAAAATTCTTTGAAATTTATGTCCTAAACTCTGATAAAATACGTTGTCCCACAGGTGAACCTTAACCCAATACCCTTTCCTTTTTTGTACCAAAAAATAACTCATCGGCTACCTCAATTATTACGTCTTTATCTAAATTCAACTTATATAATTATTATACaaataaactaaaataaaaatTTCTAGTAAGTAATCTCTAACTAATAATTTAATACTTCATtcattttaaagaagtaaaaaaaaacttttgaattttgtgatcttaaactaaagatatataTAATGAGTATTATATATAATGTATCAAAATGACTTTTAATCTTATGTTTTTAAACACGTCATGTGAATTGAAATTAAAAAATTGTCGGAAAGAGACATTTTTAAAACAACCTAAAAAGCAAATTGAAACACAGAGAGTATTAAATTAGAAGTTTGCTGACAAATCTAAAACAAAAAAGCGTTAAACATCCATCTAACACATTGAAAATGACTTAAATTTGTCGTTCCTTCATTTACTGCACCTCGATTGTCATTAACATTATTTTTGGaattaaaaatactttttaaaataaaattatgaataATACtttctccgttcacttttacttatccattatactaaaatttaattttcacttttacttatcaacTTTAGCgtattaagaaaaagaaaagccttttttctattttacctataatattaattactcatttttaaattattttatatacTTTATTTACTACTCTCTTCCTATCAAAAATAGtgtccacttagtcatttgcataccccttaagaaaatactaactcttagataaaataggtaatttgactaaactgtccttaattaaataagtattgagatttgatcacataacacttaatagggataaatttaaaaaaataaaattaatttttttttaatttgataagTGAACGCTCTTTTTGACCTACAATTTTTTACCCAACAAAAAAAGGGCTAAATGATCACTTTTTTTATCCGGGGAAGTAATTCTAAAAGGAGGAGCAAAgtttgaacaagtaaaagtaaaatGGAGAGAGTTCATGTTAGAACTTTAATTGAATACAATTGACAGGAGTATTAATTTATGTTTATGTGGATATTATATTTTCACTAAGCCACCCAAAAATATATGTCATCAATTTCTATGCCCTTTTTCTCTTACCAAAATAAACTCTTCATAGTCCCCACTAGCCACAAAAACCCTCattctctcttcttcttccctACACCCACCCACCCTACCAAAAAAGGAAAATCTCCAaatttttttcataaaaaaaaaaaactatgaagAAACTTTATAGAAAAGGCACAGTTCATCCATCTCCTCCTTTAATTTCTGACCATCTTTCATTTTTACCAGTTGCTATTTTAACACTTGCTTCATCTTTATCTCAAGAAGATAAACAAGTCTTAGCTTATCTCATTTCTTGTTCTTCTGGTGAATTTTCCGGTGAAAATTTACTTTCCGGTAACTTTTCCGGCAAAAGAAGAAATACCCACCATGTAGCTAGTTTTAACTGTTACTGTTTTAGTTGTTACATGAGTTATTGGGTTAAATGGGATTCTTCACCAAATAGACAACTTATACATGAGATACTTGATGCTTATGAAGATGGTTTGCAACAAAGCAAAAAGGAAAAGagtaaaaaagaaagaaggaacaacaacaacaacaaaaagaagTCATCTAATGGTGTTGGTAgtgttgtttcttcttcttcttcttcttctagtgAGCTGAAGAAATCAT from Lycium barbarum isolate Lr01 chromosome 10, ASM1917538v2, whole genome shotgun sequence includes:
- the LOC132615420 gene encoding uncharacterized protein LOC132615420 translates to MKKLYRKGTVHPSPPLISDHLSFLPVAILTLASSLSQEDKQVLAYLISCSSGEFSGENLLSGNFSGKRRNTHHVASFNCYCFSCYMSYWVKWDSSPNRQLIHEILDAYEDGLQQSKKEKSKKERRNNNNNKKKSSNGVGSVVSSSSSSSSELKKSSSELSLNGSGPGSGSGSGQADPVEETAGNDEEETGGEEGGEKGSVRKFMSYLGEKIWGVWT